In the Bacteroides sp. genome, one interval contains:
- a CDS encoding TlpA disulfide reductase family protein — MKKFFFLMAIAILAACQQVPVNEITITGTVNNPTDTMVEVFYYKDMVANQTEKVEVTLDENNQFSATLPLTEGKYIFISHPRRTIRLFLVPGAEVNVQFDAQDPAQVPVIEGKKALESQFLVAYNQEMESKFNRSIILNQLGSTPADEFLANMESAHQEKLSYLEGFEGYNKLDKDFVDLMKTNFKYEKYGLLMEYPMAFAYFNPDAGDPVMPEGYYAFLEEEDLFNDANLSATPYLNFANTFLNKKMEEQADPASDVPYYERQYLAAREAFSGKTRDILVAQSMISMLNFGDFDRARELYADFSELVQAADIKEVVDAEYQKVLALSPGKPAPAFNLTDIDGNPVSLSDFAGQVVYLDFWASWCGPCMREVPFAKELKERMEGYDDLVYLYISVDTDEQAWRNTVAEKEISGVHINVPGFSHDVPDAYNLKGVPTFYLIGRDGNIFDNRPPRPSNPKIDEVLKAALAQEVI, encoded by the coding sequence ATGAAAAAGTTCTTTTTTTTAATGGCTATCGCCATCCTGGCCGCCTGCCAGCAAGTTCCGGTAAATGAAATTACCATTACCGGAACGGTCAATAATCCTACAGACACCATGGTAGAGGTGTTTTATTATAAGGATATGGTTGCCAATCAAACTGAAAAGGTTGAGGTTACCCTTGATGAGAACAACCAATTTAGTGCCACCCTTCCATTGACCGAGGGGAAATATATTTTTATTAGCCATCCCCGGCGCACCATCCGGCTTTTCCTAGTCCCCGGCGCCGAGGTCAATGTGCAGTTCGACGCCCAGGATCCCGCTCAGGTTCCGGTGATCGAAGGGAAAAAAGCCCTTGAAAGCCAGTTCCTGGTGGCCTATAACCAGGAAATGGAAAGTAAATTCAACCGCAGCATCATCCTTAACCAGCTGGGAAGTACCCCTGCCGATGAATTTCTTGCAAACATGGAATCCGCTCACCAGGAAAAACTTTCCTATCTCGAAGGATTTGAAGGGTATAATAAACTGGATAAGGATTTTGTAGACCTGATGAAAACCAATTTCAAATACGAGAAATATGGTCTGCTGATGGAATATCCGATGGCATTTGCCTATTTTAATCCTGATGCTGGCGATCCGGTGATGCCTGAAGGTTACTATGCTTTCCTTGAAGAAGAAGATCTCTTCAACGATGCCAATTTAAGCGCCACCCCTTACCTAAACTTCGCCAATACCTTTCTCAATAAAAAGATGGAAGAGCAGGCTGACCCTGCCAGCGATGTGCCTTATTATGAAAGGCAATATCTTGCGGCCCGCGAGGCTTTTTCAGGCAAAACCCGTGATATCCTGGTCGCTCAGTCAATGATTTCTATGCTCAACTTTGGTGATTTCGATCGTGCCCGGGAGCTCTATGCTGATTTCTCTGAATTGGTGCAGGCTGCTGACATCAAAGAGGTAGTCGATGCCGAATATCAAAAAGTCCTTGCCCTTTCACCTGGAAAACCTGCACCCGCGTTTAACCTTACCGATATCGATGGGAATCCGGTTTCCCTGAGCGACTTTGCAGGCCAGGTGGTTTACCTCGATTTCTGGGCCAGCTGGTGCGGACCCTGTATGCGTGAGGTGCCCTTTGCCAAGGAACTTAAGGAACGTATGGAAGGTTATGACGACTTGGTTTATCTTTACATCTCAGTCGATACCGATGAACAGGCCTGGAGAAATACTGTGGCTGAAAAGGAGATCAGCGGGGTCCACATCAATGTGCCCGGCTTTAGCCATGATGTGCCTGATGCGTATAATTTGAAGGGCGTTCCGACTTTTTACCTGATCGGACGCGATGGCAATATTTTTGACAATCGCCCCCCGAGACCGAGCAACCCCAAAATTGACGAAGTGCTCAAGGCTGCCCTTGCCCAAGAGGTTATTTAA
- a CDS encoding TlpA disulfide reductase family protein: protein MRKLLLILSLGFLAACSQPPEDPSVKLSGSIVNPNTEPIEFVFYRDFTNNHREIITLELDEQNQFEVSFDMPEPAIGVLRNGRSSIQLFLKPGDELEILADAGNWLESIEFSGEAGDVNAFFVNYQRGLMPAVGMRFISNVATNKAPEDLLTTLDSIAELKMNFLKTYPGSQEFDPDFRAFYKTEVEFQNNLGLLYFLGMQQSNDTLDVAPELPERFSSFLENPALFDDSRLNSETYVNFLLAYLEHCAQGPAISFMEDASEHEINYHLARERIPGKSGEYVQAISINREFNYGDLEKAKAMYDDFMANALDEDLKLRLTHTWEGIQALMPGNPAPDFTMTDINGQEVSLSDYRGKVVFLKFWASWCGPCMRQVPPAKELKKRLAGQEDIVFMYVSIDTDTTAWRNAVERHEISGVHFNTPGRERGVPALFQVKWIPTFFIIGKDGNIFDNRPPQPSDPEVDETLLKALAQ from the coding sequence ATGAGAAAACTGCTTCTGATCCTTTCACTGGGATTCTTGGCGGCCTGCAGTCAGCCACCGGAGGACCCCTCCGTAAAACTTAGCGGGTCAATTGTTAATCCCAACACTGAACCCATTGAGTTTGTCTTTTATCGCGACTTTACCAACAACCATCGCGAGATCATCACCCTCGAACTGGATGAGCAAAACCAGTTCGAGGTTAGCTTCGACATGCCTGAACCCGCCATTGGAGTATTAAGAAACGGGAGGTCCAGCATCCAGTTGTTTCTTAAGCCAGGCGATGAACTGGAGATTCTTGCCGATGCCGGTAACTGGCTCGAAAGCATTGAGTTTTCCGGTGAGGCAGGTGATGTCAATGCTTTTTTTGTGAACTATCAGCGTGGGCTGATGCCCGCTGTGGGTATGAGATTTATTTCAAATGTCGCCACAAATAAGGCTCCGGAAGACCTTTTGACCACTCTGGATAGTATTGCTGAGCTGAAAATGAATTTTTTAAAGACTTATCCAGGCAGTCAGGAATTTGATCCTGATTTCAGGGCTTTTTATAAAACAGAGGTAGAATTCCAAAATAATCTTGGCCTGCTCTATTTTCTTGGAATGCAGCAATCCAATGATACTTTGGATGTAGCACCTGAATTGCCTGAACGGTTTAGCAGCTTCCTTGAGAACCCCGCTCTTTTTGATGACTCCCGCCTGAACAGCGAAACCTATGTGAACTTCCTGCTGGCCTACCTGGAGCACTGTGCCCAGGGACCTGCCATATCATTTATGGAAGATGCTTCCGAGCACGAAATAAACTATCATCTTGCCAGGGAGCGTATACCGGGAAAATCGGGCGAATATGTTCAGGCCATCAGCATCAATCGCGAATTCAATTACGGCGATCTCGAAAAAGCGAAAGCCATGTACGATGACTTTATGGCCAATGCCCTGGATGAGGATCTGAAACTACGCCTTACCCATACCTGGGAAGGTATTCAGGCACTTATGCCCGGAAATCCTGCCCCGGATTTCACCATGACAGACATAAATGGCCAGGAAGTATCCCTGAGTGATTATCGTGGCAAGGTGGTCTTCCTTAAGTTCTGGGCCTCCTGGTGTGGACCCTGCATGCGACAGGTACCTCCTGCCAAAGAACTGAAAAAACGTTTAGCTGGTCAGGAGGATATTGTTTTTATGTATGTGTCTATCGATACTGACACCACTGCCTGGCGAAATGCCGTTGAACGCCACGAAATATCCGGAGTACACTTCAATACTCCGGGACGCGAGAGAGGTGTGCCTGCCCTCTTCCAGGTCAAGTGGATTCCTACCTTCTTCATTATCGGCAAGGATGGCAATATATTTGACAATCGTCCCCCTCAGCCTTCCGATCCTGAGGTAGACGAAACCTTGCTGAAGGCGCTTGCGCAATAA
- a CDS encoding MBL fold metallo-hydrolase, producing MKKIFLILFLLIPAAAISQSNDELAPVTTTQVAPGVFRLFVNERVATALFVGADGVMLIDAAYEQTAPQLKAAIEALTNEPIQYLVNTHHHGDHVGGNVELGSNVTIIAHQFVKDYVSTEHRAGERVIPAMEKQGWPGITFSDEMNLDFNGQTLQMIHLPKGHTAGDIIIYFPASKVLVAGDLLFADNFPYVDVSSGGDPMGYLKNQQYILENFPADLTVIGGHGPIYNMERLSEYHAELQKTVEVVRQAKQQGMTAEQMKANRILKDWEAWGKFFITEDRWIDTLFPVL from the coding sequence ATGAAAAAAATATTCCTTATTCTTTTCCTTCTAATCCCTGCAGCAGCTATTTCCCAAAGCAATGATGAATTAGCTCCTGTAACCACCACACAAGTAGCTCCCGGCGTATTTCGTTTGTTTGTAAATGAGCGGGTGGCCACTGCGCTGTTTGTTGGCGCTGATGGCGTAATGCTTATTGATGCGGCATACGAGCAAACTGCCCCTCAGCTTAAAGCTGCCATTGAAGCCCTTACCAATGAACCCATTCAATATCTTGTCAACACCCACCATCACGGTGACCATGTAGGTGGAAACGTTGAGTTAGGCAGCAACGTCACCATTATTGCCCATCAATTTGTAAAGGATTACGTAAGCACCGAACACAGGGCGGGTGAACGTGTGATTCCTGCTATGGAAAAACAAGGGTGGCCCGGTATCACCTTTTCGGATGAAATGAACCTGGACTTTAATGGCCAGACCTTGCAGATGATTCACCTGCCCAAAGGCCATACCGCAGGCGATATCATAATTTATTTCCCCGCTAGCAAAGTGCTGGTTGCGGGCGACCTTTTGTTTGCCGATAACTTTCCCTATGTTGATGTCAGCAGTGGCGGAGACCCCATGGGCTATCTGAAAAATCAGCAGTATATTCTTGAGAATTTCCCGGCCGACTTGACTGTCATTGGCGGGCATGGCCCCATTTACAACATGGAACGCCTTAGCGAGTACCACGCGGAACTTCAGAAAACCGTAGAGGTTGTCCGTCAGGCCAAGCAGCAGGGAATGACAGCCGAACAAATGAAAGCCAATCGTATTCTGAAGGATTGGGAAGCATGGGGTAAGTTCTTTATTACTGAGGACCGCTGGATCGATACCCTTTTCCCTGTGCTGTAA
- a CDS encoding 6-carboxytetrahydropterin synthase has protein sequence MIYITRRETFNAAHRLFKPEWDDAKNLEVFGKCSNPQWHGHNYVLYVTVKGEVNPDTGFLVNLKDLSAVINKYILDKIDHKNMNVEVDFMAGKYASTENLAISIWEQLEEPVRQIGASLHCVKLLETEKNAVEYYGKNN, from the coding sequence ATGATTTATATTACCCGCCGGGAAACCTTCAACGCCGCACACCGCTTGTTCAAGCCCGAATGGGACGATGCGAAAAACCTTGAAGTGTTCGGCAAATGTTCTAACCCCCAATGGCACGGCCACAATTATGTCCTTTATGTCACCGTGAAAGGTGAAGTGAACCCCGATACGGGCTTCCTGGTCAACCTTAAGGACCTCAGTGCCGTCATCAATAAATATATTCTTGATAAAATCGACCACAAAAATATGAATGTTGAGGTCGATTTCATGGCGGGAAAATATGCCTCAACCGAGAACCTGGCCATCTCCATCTGGGAGCAGCTTGAAGAGCCGGTCAGGCAGATTGGTGCCTCACTCCATTGTGTCAAATTACTCGAAACCGAAAAAAACGCTGTAGAATATTACGGAAAAAATAATTAA
- the folE gene encoding GTP cyclohydrolase I FolE has translation MDDYEKIDLYNMKKVEALGSHYLKILELLGEDPGREGLLKTPERVAKAMQFLTHGYDLDPHEILRSAMFKEDYREMVIVKDIEIYSMCEHHMLPFIGKAHVAYIPNGYIVGLSKIPRVVDAFARRLQVQERLTTQIKECIQDTLQPLGVAVVVEAHHLCMMMRGIQKQNSVTTTSDFTGAFRTEKTRAEFIHLLGSKLH, from the coding sequence ATGGACGATTACGAAAAAATCGATCTCTACAACATGAAAAAAGTGGAAGCCCTGGGCTCGCATTATCTCAAGATCCTTGAGTTGCTCGGGGAAGACCCCGGCCGGGAAGGTCTCTTAAAGACCCCTGAACGCGTTGCCAAGGCCATGCAATTCTTGACGCACGGCTATGACCTCGACCCCCACGAAATCCTGCGCTCAGCCATGTTCAAGGAAGACTACCGCGAAATGGTGATTGTTAAGGATATTGAGATCTATTCCATGTGCGAACATCACATGCTGCCTTTTATCGGAAAGGCTCATGTGGCCTATATCCCCAACGGGTACATCGTTGGGCTTAGCAAGATTCCCCGCGTGGTCGACGCCTTTGCCCGCCGCCTGCAGGTCCAGGAACGCCTTACCACCCAGATCAAGGAATGTATTCAGGATACCCTTCAGCCTTTGGGGGTGGCCGTGGTGGTTGAGGCCCATCACCTCTGCATGATGATGCGGGGCATCCAGAAACAAAACTCGGTGACCACTACCAGCGATTTTACCGGCGCCTTCCGCACCGAAAAAACCCGGGCTGAATTTATTCACCTGCTGGGCAGCAAACTGCACTAA
- a CDS encoding serpin family protein — translation MKKILLFPLALLLLGWLPACKQNDNPGPEPEPVIIELSERADEVIGNSNQFGIELFTQTVAEEPGNMMLSPLSASIALTMALNGSAGETYAQMYQMLGYPGDMTISQVNGAYQSLVGQLLSVDPKVKIALANALFYRLGFVVKPPYLQTMEDDFDAHVEGLDFSLPAALATINGWASDNTFGKIPEVLQEISPDAVMFLMNALYFKGDWTYQFDENETIERPFHLDDGTDISVPTMAGNVGAMRYVGANFNAIELPYGQTNFSMVVLVPNETLEDFYPGFTPAVWDEVTSALDAQAEWIKTDVLMPKFEFDYEKILNDQLKGMGMLDAFIPVTADFSGITDEEIFISFVKQNTYVMVNEEGTEAAAVTTIGFENTSVGPGTPFFYIDKPFVFAIRERTTNTLLFIGSVTNPMD, via the coding sequence ATGAAAAAGATCCTGTTATTTCCTTTAGCATTATTACTACTGGGCTGGCTTCCTGCCTGCAAGCAAAACGATAATCCTGGGCCTGAACCCGAGCCGGTTATCATTGAATTGAGCGAACGCGCCGATGAAGTGATTGGTAATAGTAACCAGTTTGGCATAGAGCTGTTCACCCAAACCGTTGCAGAAGAACCGGGCAATATGATGCTGTCGCCCCTCAGCGCTTCCATCGCCCTCACCATGGCCCTGAACGGCAGCGCCGGCGAAACCTATGCACAGATGTACCAAATGTTGGGCTATCCGGGTGATATGACCATCAGCCAGGTCAACGGGGCCTATCAGAGTCTGGTCGGCCAGTTGTTGAGCGTCGACCCCAAGGTGAAGATCGCCCTGGCCAACGCCCTTTTCTACAGGCTGGGTTTTGTGGTCAAACCGCCCTATCTGCAAACCATGGAAGATGATTTCGATGCCCATGTGGAGGGCCTGGACTTCAGCCTCCCTGCTGCTTTGGCTACCATCAACGGCTGGGCCAGCGACAATACCTTCGGCAAGATCCCCGAAGTGCTGCAGGAAATCAGTCCCGATGCGGTCATGTTCCTGATGAATGCCCTTTATTTTAAAGGCGACTGGACCTACCAGTTTGATGAGAATGAAACCATTGAACGACCTTTCCATCTTGACGATGGTACGGATATCAGCGTGCCAACCATGGCTGGAAACGTGGGTGCTATGCGATACGTAGGTGCCAATTTCAATGCCATCGAATTGCCCTATGGACAAACCAACTTCTCAATGGTGGTGCTCGTTCCGAACGAAACCCTTGAAGATTTTTATCCCGGTTTTACCCCTGCAGTATGGGATGAAGTGACCTCCGCCCTCGATGCCCAGGCCGAATGGATCAAAACCGATGTCCTGATGCCCAAATTTGAATTTGACTACGAAAAAATCCTTAACGACCAATTAAAGGGCATGGGAATGCTGGATGCATTTATTCCGGTCACGGCCGACTTTTCAGGCATCACGGATGAGGAAATCTTTATCAGCTTCGTCAAGCAGAATACCTATGTGATGGTCAACGAAGAAGGCACCGAAGCCGCTGCCGTCACCACCATTGGTTTTGAGAATACCAGCGTGGGCCCGGGCACACCATTTTTCTATATCGACAAGCCTTTTGTCTTTGCCATCCGCGAACGCACCACCAATACCCTTCTTTTTATTGGCAGCGTGACCAATCCGATGGATTAA
- the fabD gene encoding ACP S-malonyltransferase, with protein MKKAFVFPGQGAQFVGMGKDLYEGSEMARAMFEKANELLGFRITDLMFSGTDEDLRQTRVTQPAIFLHSVILAHTLGEKFTPDMVAGHSLGEFSALVAAGALGFEDGLLLVSKRAQAMQKACEAEPSTMAAIIGLEDEAVESICAGIFEVVVPANYNSPGQLVISGSIKGVEIAMEKLKEAGAKRALALKVGGAFHSPLMEPARQELAAAIEATTFKAPICPVYQNVNAKAITDPSQIRENLVAQLTSPVRWTQIMQNMMADGATTFVEVGPGTVLQGLVKKLNREIEAYSA; from the coding sequence ATGAAAAAAGCATTTGTATTTCCCGGCCAGGGCGCCCAGTTTGTGGGTATGGGTAAGGATTTGTATGAGGGTTCTGAAATGGCCCGTGCAATGTTTGAGAAGGCTAATGAATTGCTGGGCTTTCGCATCACTGACCTGATGTTTTCGGGCACAGACGAGGACCTTCGCCAGACCCGCGTGACCCAGCCGGCTATATTCCTGCATTCGGTCATATTGGCCCATACCCTGGGTGAGAAGTTCACGCCAGATATGGTGGCCGGGCACTCGTTGGGCGAGTTTTCAGCCTTGGTGGCTGCCGGCGCCCTGGGTTTTGAGGACGGGCTGTTGCTGGTGTCGAAGCGCGCCCAGGCCATGCAGAAAGCCTGCGAAGCCGAGCCCTCGACAATGGCTGCAATCATTGGCCTGGAGGATGAGGCCGTGGAAAGTATTTGCGCTGGTATTTTCGAGGTGGTGGTTCCGGCCAACTACAATAGTCCCGGTCAGTTGGTCATTTCGGGCAGCATCAAGGGTGTGGAAATTGCCATGGAGAAGCTGAAAGAAGCGGGTGCCAAGCGTGCACTGGCCCTCAAGGTAGGTGGGGCCTTCCACTCGCCCCTGATGGAACCTGCGCGCCAGGAACTGGCTGCTGCCATTGAGGCGACGACTTTTAAAGCACCCATCTGCCCTGTTTACCAAAACGTGAATGCAAAAGCCATTACCGATCCTTCACAGATCAGGGAAAATCTTGTGGCTCAGCTGACTTCGCCGGTGCGCTGGACCCAGATCATGCAAAACATGATGGCCGATGGTGCGACCACTTTCGTGGAAGTGGGCCCGGGTACTGTGCTGCAGGGACTGGTGAAGAAACTCAATAGAGAAATAGAAGCCTACAGTGCTTAA
- a CDS encoding calcium/sodium antiporter has translation MITYILFIAGFFFLIFGAQFLVDGAASIAKKHGISNIVIGLTIVALGTSSPELVVNLIASYSDADDVAMGNILGSNISNILLILGVSALIFPLAVNVNHKWRRIPFALEIPIAIAAALIIGILANDNLFRVTEVAQIDRLNGLILIVFFIGFMIYAFRFGNDGLDEDVSVKSLPLWLSLVMILLGIGGLALGGKWIVEGAVKIASLLGMSEALISLTIVAVGTSLPELATCVVAAHKRNAGIVIGNIVGSNIFNIFFVVGLSAVIQPLKFNKDMNFDVLVGLFSTLLLFFFMFTPRKNILERWQGGVLFLLYVVYIIVLILHEAGLIGFGFLAFLN, from the coding sequence ATGATTACCTATATCCTGTTTATTGCCGGGTTTTTCTTTCTGATTTTTGGGGCGCAGTTCCTTGTAGACGGAGCTGCCTCCATCGCTAAAAAACACGGCATTTCGAACATAGTCATCGGCCTGACCATCGTGGCCCTGGGCACTTCCTCGCCTGAACTGGTCGTGAACCTCATTGCCAGCTATTCGGATGCTGACGATGTGGCCATGGGCAACATCCTTGGCAGCAATATTTCCAACATCTTGCTCATTCTGGGGGTTTCCGCCCTGATTTTTCCTTTGGCGGTCAATGTCAATCATAAATGGAGGCGCATTCCCTTTGCCCTCGAGATCCCCATTGCCATTGCCGCCGCCCTGATCATCGGGATCCTTGCCAACGACAACCTGTTTCGGGTCACTGAGGTGGCACAAATCGACCGATTGAACGGTCTCATCCTGATCGTATTTTTCATTGGGTTCATGATCTATGCTTTCCGATTTGGGAACGACGGATTGGATGAGGATGTTAGTGTGAAAAGCTTGCCTTTGTGGCTGTCGCTGGTGATGATTCTGCTGGGGATCGGAGGGCTTGCTCTTGGTGGGAAATGGATCGTGGAAGGTGCAGTCAAAATCGCTTCCCTGCTGGGGATGAGCGAAGCCCTGATCAGCCTGACCATTGTAGCAGTGGGGACTTCACTCCCCGAGCTGGCCACCTGTGTAGTGGCTGCCCATAAGAGGAATGCAGGCATTGTGATTGGAAACATTGTGGGATCCAATATCTTCAATATTTTCTTTGTGGTTGGGCTAAGTGCCGTGATTCAACCCCTGAAATTTAACAAGGATATGAATTTCGATGTCCTGGTCGGCTTGTTCTCGACCTTGCTGCTTTTTTTCTTTATGTTTACCCCCAGGAAGAACATCCTGGAGCGCTGGCAGGGCGGGGTGCTTTTTTTGCTTTACGTTGTCTATATTATAGTCCTGATATTACACGAAGCTGGCCTCATAGGGTTTGGTTTTTTAGCTTTCCTGAATTAA
- a CDS encoding CpsB/CapC family capsule biosynthesis tyrosine phosphatase, producing MSHLFGSWFRKKKLDHPVDLSPLVTDMHSHLIPGIDDGAPDMATVLALLEQLAGLGYQKVITTPHIMADLYKNTREIIEKGEREVKKAIEKAGINIEFHATAEYLIDEGFAPLIASKEVMTFGQNYVLVELPYYSPPQNLSELLFEMQVAGYRVILAHPERYVYWHHNFSKLEELKDREVFFQLNTISLSGYYSLTTKKISEKLIDAGMIDFLGSDLHSFQYLKLLEKSLFEPALEKLLNSGKLKNQTL from the coding sequence ATGAGCCACCTTTTCGGATCCTGGTTTAGGAAAAAAAAGCTTGATCACCCGGTGGATCTTTCGCCCCTGGTGACCGATATGCATTCTCACCTGATCCCGGGCATCGACGATGGCGCGCCCGACATGGCCACCGTGCTGGCCCTGCTCGAGCAACTGGCAGGTTTGGGATACCAAAAAGTGATCACCACCCCCCACATTATGGCCGATCTTTACAAAAACACCAGGGAGATCATCGAAAAAGGGGAAAGAGAGGTAAAAAAAGCCATTGAAAAGGCAGGCATTAACATTGAGTTTCATGCCACGGCCGAATACCTTATCGATGAAGGTTTTGCACCCCTTATAGCCAGTAAGGAGGTCATGACCTTTGGGCAGAATTATGTGCTGGTTGAACTGCCTTACTACAGCCCGCCCCAGAACCTCAGCGAACTGCTTTTTGAAATGCAGGTGGCCGGCTACCGTGTTATCCTGGCACACCCCGAGCGCTATGTATACTGGCACCACAATTTCTCAAAACTCGAGGAATTAAAGGACCGCGAAGTATTCTTCCAGTTGAATACCATTTCCCTTTCAGGGTATTACTCCCTGACCACCAAGAAAATATCGGAAAAGCTGATCGATGCCGGGATGATCGACTTTTTGGGCAGCGACCTGCATAGTTTTCAGTATCTGAAACTGCTCGAGAAAAGTTTGTTCGAACCGGCCCTGGAAAAACTGCTTAATTCAGGAAAGCTAAAAAACCAAACCCTATGA
- the rfbB gene encoding dTDP-glucose 4,6-dehydratase, translating into MKKILITGGAGFIGSHVVRLMVNKYPETQVFNLDSLTYAGNLANLTDIENKPNYHFLKIDILGQEKINHLFEEHDFDAVLHLAAESHVDRSITNPLEFIHTNVLGTVNLLNAARTFWKKPYEGKRFYHISTDEVYGSLGSEGLFTETTAYDPRSPYSASKASSDHFVRAYHHTYGLPVVISNCSNNYGPNQFPEKLIPLFINNIIRMKPLPVYGKGENVRDWLYVEDHARAIDLILREGKNGETYNIGGHNEWKNIDLIRVLCKIMDKELGREPGRSETLITFVKDRAGHDLRYAIDAGKLQRELGWKPSLQFEEGLEKTVDWYLNNKAWLDQVTSGEYQNYYQQQYEKR; encoded by the coding sequence ATGAAAAAAATTCTTATCACCGGCGGTGCCGGGTTTATTGGTTCACACGTAGTGCGCCTGATGGTCAACAAATATCCGGAGACCCAGGTATTTAACCTCGACAGCCTGACTTATGCAGGCAACCTGGCCAACCTCACCGACATAGAAAATAAACCAAACTACCATTTCCTGAAGATTGATATCCTTGGCCAGGAAAAGATCAACCATTTATTTGAAGAACACGACTTTGATGCCGTGCTTCACCTGGCGGCTGAAAGCCACGTCGACCGTTCCATCACCAACCCACTGGAGTTCATTCACACGAATGTGTTGGGCACCGTAAATCTGTTGAATGCTGCCCGCACTTTCTGGAAGAAGCCATACGAAGGAAAGCGCTTTTATCATATCAGCACCGACGAGGTCTATGGCTCGCTGGGCAGCGAAGGCCTGTTTACCGAAACCACTGCCTACGATCCCCGCAGCCCCTATTCGGCATCCAAGGCCTCCAGCGACCATTTTGTCAGGGCTTATCACCATACATATGGACTGCCCGTGGTGATCTCAAACTGCTCGAACAATTACGGCCCCAACCAGTTCCCCGAGAAACTCATTCCGCTGTTCATCAACAATATCATCCGAATGAAGCCCCTGCCTGTCTATGGCAAGGGTGAGAACGTGCGCGATTGGCTTTATGTGGAAGATCACGCCCGCGCCATTGACCTGATCCTCCGCGAGGGAAAAAACGGGGAAACCTACAACATCGGTGGGCACAACGAATGGAAGAACATCGACCTGATCAGGGTGCTATGCAAGATCATGGACAAGGAACTGGGACGAGAGCCGGGACGCTCCGAAACCCTCATCACCTTTGTCAAGGACCGGGCAGGACACGACCTGCGCTATGCCATCGATGCCGGCAAACTTCAGCGCGAGCTGGGCTGGAAGCCCTCACTGCAGTTCGAGGAAGGCCTGGAAAAAACAGTCGACTGGTACCTGAACAACAAGGCCTGGCTTGATCAGGTCACCTCGGGTGAATACCAGAACTATTACCAGCAGCAATACGAAAAACGTTAG
- the galE gene encoding UDP-glucose 4-epimerase GalE: MSKKILVTGGTGYIGSHTVVELQQSGYDVVVIDNLSNSTARIIDQIGRITGKKPRFYEMDLCNEAALRVFFKENQDLAGIIHFAAYKAVGESVEFPLKYYHNNLVSLILLLRFMETFHVPNIVFSSSCTVYGQPDELPVTELAPVKEAFSPYGNTKQISEEIIKDTVKTMPLRAISLRYFNPIGAHRSGLIGELPIGIPNNLVPFITQTAIGKREKLMVFGDDYDTSDGTAIRDYIHVVDLAKAHVVAVERMLHNENEKNFEVFNLGTGKGTSVMEAIQAFEKVTGMRLNYEITGRRSGDVPRVWADTTLANLKLCWKAQMGLEEMMASAWQWEKNLAAGILES, encoded by the coding sequence ATGAGCAAAAAAATCCTGGTTACCGGAGGTACCGGATACATCGGTTCGCATACCGTGGTTGAACTGCAGCAAAGCGGATATGATGTTGTAGTCATCGACAACTTGTCGAATTCCACTGCCCGCATCATTGACCAGATCGGCCGTATCACCGGTAAGAAACCAAGGTTCTATGAAATGGACCTGTGCAATGAGGCTGCCCTTCGCGTTTTTTTCAAGGAAAACCAAGACCTGGCCGGCATCATCCACTTTGCCGCCTATAAAGCAGTGGGCGAATCGGTGGAGTTCCCCCTGAAATATTACCACAACAACCTGGTGTCGCTCATTCTCCTGCTCCGCTTCATGGAAACCTTCCATGTGCCCAACATCGTATTCTCTTCTTCTTGCACGGTTTACGGACAGCCCGATGAATTGCCTGTCACCGAACTAGCCCCGGTTAAGGAAGCATTCTCCCCTTACGGAAACACCAAACAGATCAGCGAAGAGATCATTAAGGACACCGTTAAGACGATGCCCCTTCGGGCCATCTCCCTGCGTTACTTCAACCCCATCGGTGCCCACAGAAGTGGCCTCATTGGTGAGCTGCCCATTGGCATTCCCAACAACCTGGTGCCATTTATCACCCAGACCGCCATTGGGAAACGTGAAAAACTCATGGTGTTCGGCGATGACTATGACACCTCCGACGGCACTGCCATCCGCGATTACATCCATGTGGTCGACCTGGCCAAAGCCCACGTGGTGGCTGTGGAGCGCATGCTTCATAACGAAAACGAGAAAAACTTCGAAGTCTTCAACCTGGGCACCGGCAAGGGCACCAGCGTGATGGAGGCCATCCAGGCCTTTGAAAAGGTTACCGGCATGAGACTGAATTATGAAATCACCGGCCGGCGCTCGGGCGATGTGCCCCGGGTGTGGGCCGATACCACCCTTGCCAACCTGAAACTTTGCTGGAAAGCCCAGATGGGACTGGAAGAAATGATGGCTTCTGCCTGGCAATGGGAAAAAAACCTTGCCGCAGGCATTCTGGAATCTTAA